A window of Rhododendron vialii isolate Sample 1 chromosome 13a, ASM3025357v1 contains these coding sequences:
- the LOC131314591 gene encoding transcription factor MYB46-like, with protein sequence MRKPDLCGKNNNNGSNSNNSNNSNGTKLRKGLWSPEEDEKLMNYMVRSNGQLGCWSDVARNAGLLRCGKSCRLRWINYLRPDLKRGAFSPQEEDLILHLHSLLGNRWSQIAARLPGRTDNEIKNFWNSTIKKRLKNTSSSSPTPSPNASDSSLEPLDVMQGIMAMQDHNNMMAMFMNTSSSSSSSSAARAIDQIPMIGGNGYFNVPTFMPQVGMDGDGCFGSNGMFGQNGEMFFPPLESIAIGANGENKNIIDRNNYNYNPLNNISKVETMEGFGTCFQGEDLKMGEWDLEELMKDVSSFPFLDIQGE encoded by the exons atgAGGAAGCCAGATCTATGTGGGAAAAACAACAACAATGGCAGTAACAGCAACAATAGTAATAATAGTAATGGCACAAAATTGAGGAAAGGGTTGTGGTCGCCGGAGGAAGACGAGAAGCTGATGAACTACATGGTGAGGAGCAACGGACAGCTGGGGTGTTGGAGCGACGTGGCGAGAAATGCTGGCCTCCTCAGGTGTGGGAAGAGCTGTCGGCTCCGTTGGATTAACTACCTGAGGCCTGATCTCAAGAGAGGAGCTTTCTCCCCTCAAGAAGAAGACCTTATCCTCCATTTGCATTCCCTTCTTGGTAACAG GTGGTCTCAGATTGCCGCGCGCTTGCCCGGACGAACCGACAATGAGATAAAGAACTTCTGGAACTCAACAATAAAAAAGAGGCTCAAGAACACGTCGTCGTCATCGCCAACACCGTCGCCAAACGCTAGCGATTCGTCTTTGGAGCCCCTAGATGTAATGCAAGGGATCATGGCCATGCAAGACCATAATAACATGATGGCCATGTTCATGAACACGTCGTCGTCCTCTTCGTCGTCGTCGGCCGCACGGGCAATTGATCAAATCCCCATGATTGGTGGCAATGGATACTTCAATGTGCCAACATTCATGCCACAAGTTGGAATGGATGGTGATGGATGTTTTGGGAGTAACGGAATGTTTGGGCAAAATGGAGAGATGTTTTTCCCTCCTTTGGAAAGTATAGCCATTGGAGCAAATGGTGAGAACAAGAATATTATTGATAGAAACAATTACAATTACAACCCTCTCAATAATATAAGCAAAGTGGAGACGATGGAAGGATTTGGAACTTGTTTCCAAGGAGAAGACCTAAAAATGGGGGAATGGGACTTGGAGGAGTTGATGAAAGATGTTtcatccttcccttttcttgaTATTCAAGGTGAATAA